One part of the uncultured Bacteroides sp. genome encodes these proteins:
- a CDS encoding hydrogen peroxide-inducible genes activator, translated as MTIQQLEYILAVDRFRHFGNAAEHCMVTQPTLSAMIQKLEEELGAKIFDRSTQPIQPTSIGLKIIEQARAVVEHASKVKEVVQEEGHSIKGVFRLAILPTIAPYLLPRFFPKLMENYPDLDIRVTEMKTQDVLVALAAGKVDAAILATVVTDKSLQTETLFYEQFLGYVARKEPVFKNEMIRSTDISGERLWLLDEGHCFRDQLMRFCQLETVKLHQAAYHLGSMETFMRIVEGGKGITFIPELASYQLSQEQKELVRPFAIPRPTREISIVTKTDFVRYTILNMIKESIRLSVPKEMLTLQKTQRLV; from the coding sequence ATGACTATACAGCAATTGGAATATATTCTTGCCGTGGACAGGTTCCGTCATTTTGGTAATGCGGCAGAACATTGCATGGTTACTCAGCCAACTCTGAGTGCAATGATTCAAAAGTTGGAAGAAGAACTTGGTGCGAAAATATTCGACCGGAGTACGCAACCCATTCAGCCAACTTCTATTGGACTTAAAATTATAGAACAGGCACGTGCGGTGGTGGAGCATGCTTCAAAGGTAAAGGAGGTAGTGCAGGAAGAAGGTCACTCTATAAAAGGAGTTTTTCGTTTAGCAATATTGCCTACTATAGCACCATATTTGCTTCCAAGATTTTTCCCGAAGTTGATGGAAAATTATCCCGATCTGGATATTCGGGTTACGGAGATGAAAACACAGGATGTGCTGGTTGCCCTTGCTGCTGGGAAAGTAGATGCGGCAATACTTGCTACAGTTGTGACTGACAAATCCTTGCAGACCGAGACACTCTTCTATGAACAATTCCTGGGTTATGTGGCCCGTAAGGAACCTGTTTTTAAAAATGAGATGATTCGTTCTACAGATATTAGTGGAGAAAGGCTTTGGCTTTTGGATGAAGGCCATTGTTTCCGGGATCAGTTGATGCGTTTTTGCCAGCTCGAAACGGTAAAACTTCATCAGGCTGCCTATCATTTGGGAAGTATGGAAACTTTTATGAGAATAGTAGAAGGAGGGAAGGGAATTACTTTTATTCCGGAACTAGCTTCTTACCAGCTTAGTCAGGAACAGAAAGAGCTTGTCAGACCATTTGCTATACCTCGGCCTACGCGCGAGATCAGCATTGTGACAAAAACAGACTTTGTGCGCTATACAATATTAAACATGATAAAGGAAAGTATTCGCTTGTCTGTACCAAAGGAAATGCTGACGCTACAAAAAACTCAGCGATTAGTCTGA
- a CDS encoding GDSL-type esterase/lipase family protein codes for MKRISYLSLIGVLLFCCNLTFAQQKVIKVACIGNSITYGSGIKDRNKDGYPAVLGRLLGSNYEVHNFGIGGRTLLMKGDHPYMKEQIFQDALSFQPDIVTIKLGTNDTKPQNWKYKADFKKDLVTLISAFKQLPSNPKIYLCFPVPAYGVKWGINDSTITREVIPYIKSVAKKMKLETIDLHTPMSGLPMYFPDQIHPNEAGANRIAEEIYRVINNQNQKN; via the coding sequence ATGAAACGAATTTCTTATTTATCGCTTATAGGTGTGCTGCTGTTTTGCTGCAACCTTACATTTGCTCAACAAAAAGTAATTAAAGTGGCTTGTATTGGTAACAGTATAACTTACGGATCTGGCATTAAAGACAGGAACAAGGATGGTTATCCTGCTGTACTAGGAAGATTATTAGGGAGCAACTACGAAGTGCATAACTTCGGAATTGGAGGAAGAACCTTACTTATGAAAGGGGATCACCCTTATATGAAAGAACAAATATTTCAGGATGCATTAAGCTTTCAACCGGATATTGTAACCATCAAACTGGGAACAAATGATACTAAGCCTCAAAACTGGAAATATAAAGCGGATTTTAAAAAGGACCTTGTAACGCTGATCAGTGCATTCAAGCAGTTGCCTTCAAATCCTAAGATCTATCTTTGTTTCCCTGTTCCTGCTTATGGTGTAAAATGGGGAATAAACGACAGTACTATTACTCGTGAAGTTATTCCATATATTAAAAGTGTGGCAAAAAAGATGAAATTGGAAACCATTGATTTACATACTCCAATGAGTGGGCTACCAATGTATTTCCCCGACCAGATACACCCCAACGAAGCTGGTGCCAATCGAATTGCCGAAGAAATTTATCGGGTGATAAACAATCAGAATCAGAAGAATTAA
- a CDS encoding DNA starvation/stationary phase protection protein yields the protein MKTLDYIKLETSVVNNVVTSLQQLLADLQVYYTNLRGFHWNIKGHDFFVLHSKFEEMYNDTAEKADEVAERILTLGGVPANKFSDYLKVAKVKEVNNVSNGNEALNNVLETISYFIGEERNLLKAASEAGDEATVALMSDYLKEQEKLVWMLTAYQNK from the coding sequence ATGAAAACTTTAGATTATATAAAATTAGAAACTTCAGTAGTAAATAACGTAGTAACATCTTTGCAACAATTACTTGCCGACTTACAAGTATATTATACCAATTTAAGAGGTTTTCACTGGAACATAAAAGGGCACGATTTCTTTGTTCTGCACAGCAAATTTGAAGAAATGTACAATGACACAGCAGAAAAAGCTGATGAAGTAGCCGAACGTATCTTAACCCTTGGTGGGGTACCAGCAAATAAATTCAGTGATTATCTGAAAGTAGCTAAAGTAAAAGAGGTTAATAACGTATCTAACGGAAACGAAGCCTTGAATAATGTATTGGAAACAATCAGTTACTTTATTGGTGAAGAACGTAATCTTTTAAAGGCAGCTTCGGAAGCCGGAGATGAAGCCACAGTAGCCCTGATGAGCGATTACCTGAAAGAACAGGAAAAGCTAGTATGGATGCTAACTGCTTACCAAAACAAATAG
- a CDS encoding glycoside hydrolase family 28 protein, whose protein sequence is MKISFFKCLAGVVVYLFTSSFTVPNGDYSTVKVKAPFPMQPIKVFNYPKQDFLITNYGAIEGGVADNTKAIASAIDACNKAGGGRVVIPGGTWLTGPIHFKSNVDLHLDDNAVLRFSDNPSDYLPAVQSSLEGMEFYNYSPLIYAFKCENIAITGKGTISPKMDTWKIWFPRQKYYMDAAGKLYTMMSTNVPVEERQFGNEENRMRPYLIHFNRCKNIMLDGFKIRESPFWCVHMYMCDNGIARNLDIKAHGHNNDGIDLEMTRNFLVENCTFDQGDDAVVIKSGSNQDGWRLNTPCENIVIRNCSILQGHTLLGLGSELSSGIRNIYMHNCTAPKSVLRLFYIKTNHRRGGFVENIYMENIKAGKMQRAFEIDTDVLYQWKDFPTYETRITPIHDIHMKNVTCEEADAIYEIKGDERLPVENVELKNIHVNKVNKFIKKVSNAKNVNEKSVTYTELAGQ, encoded by the coding sequence ATGAAAATTAGTTTTTTTAAATGTCTCGCAGGAGTCGTTGTATATCTGTTTACATCTTCTTTTACCGTTCCTAATGGTGATTATAGCACTGTAAAAGTAAAAGCTCCTTTCCCAATGCAGCCTATTAAGGTATTCAATTATCCAAAACAAGATTTTCTAATTACCAATTACGGAGCCATTGAAGGAGGCGTTGCCGACAACACAAAAGCTATAGCCTCAGCCATTGATGCGTGCAACAAAGCTGGTGGTGGACGAGTTGTTATTCCTGGGGGAACATGGCTTACAGGGCCTATTCATTTTAAAAGTAATGTAGACTTGCATCTTGATGACAATGCAGTATTGCGTTTTTCTGATAATCCATCCGACTATTTGCCTGCAGTGCAAAGTTCTCTGGAAGGAATGGAATTCTATAATTACTCGCCTCTTATTTACGCATTTAAATGTGAAAATATAGCTATCACTGGTAAAGGAACAATTAGCCCCAAAATGGATACATGGAAAATATGGTTTCCACGCCAGAAGTATTACATGGATGCAGCCGGAAAGCTTTACACGATGATGTCTACAAACGTTCCTGTTGAAGAAAGACAATTTGGAAACGAGGAAAACAGAATGCGTCCTTACCTGATACATTTTAACCGATGCAAGAATATCATGCTGGATGGATTCAAAATAAGGGAAAGTCCTTTCTGGTGTGTTCACATGTATATGTGCGATAATGGTATAGCACGTAATCTGGATATAAAAGCTCACGGACATAACAACGATGGTATAGACCTGGAAATGACTCGTAACTTCCTTGTAGAAAACTGCACGTTTGATCAGGGAGATGATGCTGTTGTTATTAAGTCGGGAAGCAATCAGGATGGCTGGCGTCTGAATACCCCCTGCGAAAACATAGTAATCCGCAATTGTTCTATTCTTCAAGGACACACGTTATTGGGACTAGGCAGTGAGTTATCGAGTGGTATACGTAATATTTATATGCACAACTGCACTGCTCCTAAATCTGTATTACGACTGTTCTACATTAAGACCAATCATCGCAGAGGCGGATTCGTTGAAAACATTTATATGGAAAACATAAAAGCCGGAAAAATGCAACGAGCTTTTGAAATTGACACCGATGTATTGTATCAGTGGAAAGATTTCCCTACTTACGAAACACGCATTACTCCTATTCACGATATTCACATGAAAAACGTTACCTGCGAAGAAGCTGATGCCATTTACGAGATAAAAGGCGATGAGAGACTTCCGGTAGAGAATGTGGAACTAAAGAATATCCATGTAAACAAGGTGAATAAGTTCATTAAAAAGGTTAGCAATGCAAAGAACGTAAATGAAAAGAGTGTAACTTATACAGAGTTAGCCGGACAATAA
- a CDS encoding glycoside hydrolase family 2 TIM barrel-domain containing protein produces MKTKLLTFFIGVVGLLSTANAQNVTQLVPGKDFPAEIENPECLGINKEPAHATLMPYASLDEALKVKRHESSYCHVLNGMWKFNWVAWPNQRPVDFYKTDYDVSGWKEIPVPSNWQVLGYGTPYYRNIGYTFKIDFPHVMSEPSKNYTAYEERNPVGSYRRDFDVPADWNGRRVFITFDGVDAAFFIWVNGQKVGYSTNSRNAAEFDITKYVKPGKNMVAVEVYRYCSGSYLEDQDMWRLSGIFRNVTLWSAPQTHVRDFFVQTDLDKDYKNSELSVSAKVKNYGSQPSQAQKLQASLYNGNQPVEGATAVANIPALKPGQETIVSLKFTVNNPEKWSAETPKLYTTVLTLQDGKGTNEILSSRTGFRKIEIKGRLVLVNGTPIKLKGVNRHEHWSNVGHAITEEQMIRDLEVIKQGNCNHVRTCHYSDDPRWYELCDEWGIWLVAEANVECHGYDGKFDEEPRMKAAIIDRNVANAENFKNHPSVIIWSLGNECGRVGSNFVSAMNAVKAIDPTRFVHYERFGMGKNNPSDFDGKMYGTPDEFAKIAQNKELTKPFYICEFAHAMFNSMGSLEEYSKMFDNEPAILGGAIWEYQDQALWNKRNPEHPILAYGGGFGEFPNDHYFIHKGVVAWDRKTIKPHYPEMKKAFQWIDTELIEPSSGTIKIRNKFQFISLDGFEASWSLTENGKEIDKGTLQLPRIAAFREGRVSVPYKIENPKAGAEYYLRISYTQKDKTLWADKGFEVASEQFKLPVNTLPVEEAKVTSPVKVTQDAQSIKVAGTGFAVTFDKNTGLMSELMKDGVNLLTSDGSPKLHLWRAAHRNDDMWANRDWEKFGVNNLKNTLVDLKVETVDKNAAKVISTIKYDGKEGFGAYHTSTYTIKGDGSVKIDNKIDFIGLRINLAHIGVRMLLDKKLDHMTYFGRGPIENYSDRKSGADVGLYELGINDQYEYEKPMDRGNHEDVRWLKFAGNSMPDFLINSDENLMQFSALPHTDEQMFPVEYKIDLPVSTATVFCLSTKTLGVGSNGCGPRPLDKYMVWSDNSQFTYTIQLLQSK; encoded by the coding sequence ATGAAAACAAAACTGCTAACCTTCTTTATTGGTGTTGTTGGCCTTTTATCAACAGCCAATGCTCAGAATGTCACTCAATTGGTTCCAGGAAAAGATTTTCCGGCCGAAATTGAAAATCCCGAATGTCTTGGTATAAACAAAGAACCGGCTCATGCTACCTTGATGCCTTATGCTTCTTTGGATGAGGCATTGAAGGTAAAAAGACATGAATCGTCTTATTGCCATGTATTAAATGGAATGTGGAAATTTAACTGGGTGGCATGGCCAAATCAGCGCCCTGTCGATTTCTATAAGACCGATTATGATGTTTCCGGTTGGAAAGAAATTCCGGTGCCTTCAAATTGGCAGGTCTTGGGATACGGAACTCCATATTACAGAAACATAGGGTACACTTTTAAGATTGATTTTCCTCATGTAATGAGTGAACCATCTAAAAATTATACAGCTTATGAGGAGCGTAATCCGGTAGGTAGTTACAGACGTGACTTTGATGTTCCGGCTGATTGGAATGGCCGTCGTGTTTTCATCACTTTTGATGGTGTTGATGCTGCTTTCTTTATCTGGGTAAATGGACAGAAAGTTGGTTATAGCACAAATAGTCGTAATGCAGCGGAGTTTGATATTACCAAATATGTGAAACCTGGTAAGAATATGGTAGCGGTTGAAGTTTACCGTTATTGCTCTGGTAGTTATCTGGAAGATCAGGATATGTGGCGCTTAAGTGGTATATTCCGCAATGTAACGCTTTGGAGTGCTCCGCAGACTCATGTTCGCGATTTCTTTGTTCAGACAGATTTGGATAAAGATTATAAAAATTCAGAATTGAGCGTTTCTGCAAAAGTTAAGAACTATGGCTCTCAACCTTCTCAGGCACAGAAATTACAGGCCTCACTTTATAATGGTAATCAACCGGTAGAAGGGGCAACTGCCGTAGCAAATATTCCAGCGTTAAAACCTGGGCAGGAAACTATTGTTTCTTTGAAGTTTACGGTTAATAACCCTGAAAAGTGGAGTGCCGAAACTCCTAAACTTTATACTACAGTGCTTACTTTACAAGACGGTAAGGGAACTAATGAAATATTATCTTCACGTACAGGATTCCGTAAGATTGAGATAAAAGGGCGTCTGGTTCTTGTGAATGGAACTCCTATTAAACTGAAAGGTGTAAACCGTCATGAACATTGGTCGAATGTTGGTCACGCAATAACAGAAGAACAAATGATCAGAGACCTGGAAGTTATTAAGCAAGGTAACTGTAACCATGTACGTACTTGTCATTATTCGGATGATCCACGTTGGTATGAGTTGTGTGATGAATGGGGTATCTGGTTAGTTGCTGAGGCAAATGTAGAATGCCATGGATATGATGGAAAATTTGATGAAGAACCACGCATGAAAGCTGCAATTATTGACAGAAATGTGGCGAATGCGGAAAACTTTAAGAACCATCCTTCAGTAATAATCTGGTCATTGGGAAATGAATGCGGACGCGTTGGTTCAAATTTTGTATCTGCAATGAATGCTGTTAAGGCTATTGATCCTACTCGTTTTGTACATTATGAACGTTTTGGCATGGGTAAAAATAATCCATCAGATTTTGATGGAAAAATGTATGGTACTCCAGATGAATTTGCAAAGATTGCTCAAAATAAGGAACTAACAAAACCTTTCTATATTTGCGAATTTGCACATGCTATGTTCAACTCTATGGGTTCATTGGAAGAATATTCAAAGATGTTTGATAATGAACCTGCAATTTTAGGTGGAGCTATTTGGGAATATCAGGATCAGGCATTGTGGAACAAACGTAATCCGGAACATCCAATCTTAGCATACGGAGGAGGATTTGGTGAATTCCCTAACGACCACTATTTTATTCATAAAGGTGTAGTGGCTTGGGATAGAAAGACTATTAAACCTCATTATCCTGAAATGAAGAAGGCTTTCCAATGGATTGATACAGAATTGATAGAACCTTCATCAGGAACAATTAAAATCAGAAACAAATTCCAGTTTATTTCATTGGACGGATTTGAGGCTTCTTGGTCGTTGACTGAAAATGGAAAAGAAATAGATAAGGGTACATTGCAATTGCCTCGTATCGCAGCTTTCAGAGAAGGCAGAGTTTCTGTTCCATATAAAATAGAGAATCCTAAAGCCGGAGCTGAATATTATTTGCGTATCTCTTATACTCAAAAGGATAAAACATTGTGGGCAGATAAAGGCTTTGAAGTTGCATCCGAACAATTTAAATTACCAGTAAATACTCTTCCTGTTGAAGAAGCAAAAGTAACTTCTCCAGTAAAAGTGACCCAGGATGCTCAATCTATTAAGGTGGCTGGAACAGGATTTGCTGTAACTTTTGATAAGAATACAGGTTTAATGAGTGAGTTGATGAAAGACGGAGTAAATCTTTTAACTTCTGATGGCTCACCAAAACTTCACTTGTGGCGTGCAGCTCACCGTAACGATGATATGTGGGCAAACAGAGACTGGGAGAAATTTGGTGTAAATAACCTGAAAAACACTTTGGTTGATCTGAAAGTAGAAACTGTTGATAAAAATGCAGCAAAAGTAATTTCAACTATAAAATATGATGGTAAAGAAGGATTTGGTGCATATCATACTTCTACCTATACTATTAAAGGTGACGGTTCTGTGAAGATTGATAATAAGATTGACTTTATTGGCTTGAGAATAAATCTTGCACATATCGGCGTACGTATGCTTCTTGATAAGAAGTTGGATCATATGACATATTTCGGTCGTGGTCCGATAGAGAATTATTCAGATCGCAAGAGTGGGGCAGATGTAGGTCTTTATGAATTAGGTATAAATGATCAATACGAATATGAAAAACCTATGGATCGCGGAAACCATGAAGATGTAAGATGGTTGAAATTTGCAGGAAATAGTATGCCCGACTTTTTAATAAATTCTGATGAGAACTTAATGCAGTTCTCTGCTTTGCCTCACACAGACGAACAGATGTTCCCGGTTGAATATAAAATAGATCTGCCAGTAAGTACTGCAACAGTATTCTGTCTGTCAACTAAAACATTAGGTGTAGGTTCGAACGGCTGTGGTCCAAGACCTTTGGATAAATATATGGTTTGGTCGGATAATAGTCAGTTTACATATACTATACAGTTATTGCAATCAAAGTAA
- a CDS encoding RagB/SusD family nutrient uptake outer membrane protein produces MKTNKIILSLVMGTLLTTSCVNDFLELQPLDSQTEAIYFKNLTQFQYAANNLHTNIYAWGGNTTYPINFDLGTDLVSAAGDDISGINSAGTTDTYWEQTYKWLRPVNILIQKGEEYSNKEEIAGPVGQAYFFRAWHHFFLLKRFGGVPIANKVTDTNDDIVWGPRASRYEVVAQILSDLDVAIEKLKNTTVASTNNDGHVTLEAAKAFKARVCLYEGTFEKYVGTKTDGDGTTSGAGSAKPASYPSITDMLTMAKSLSKEIIDSKTFELWKGVEDVSGIATVKNPQMYAHTSYYYLFNLEGTDSNPAGLSKSSNKEAIFRSVYDKVNRKSGTNLTHSWPAGMTRKLSDMYLCSDGLPVHLSPLFKGYTDMNAELQNRDYRLTACVTPAMDYAWGYGMYKTGARYDVDIYSLAQATYQSVPNLRNAGSGMGGRKFRSELASIGADGDEAMDCMHIRFPEILLIYAEATCELGNGTISDADLDYSINKVRARGGVAPLNAALIAKAASLGGQLTFLGEIRRERALELYGEGQRLADLCRWGIAEQELAGQPRCGAYVEYKGTDSYLKTLINPTDKKPVYVASSYAGLINDHKITYSYAGLTPTEPGAIIVELAANRKFSLKNYLQPIPTDQIKLNPNLKQNPSW; encoded by the coding sequence ATGAAAACAAATAAAATAATATTATCCCTGGTGATGGGAACTTTATTAACTACAAGTTGTGTCAATGACTTCCTTGAATTGCAGCCATTGGATTCACAAACTGAAGCTATTTATTTTAAAAATCTGACTCAGTTCCAGTATGCTGCTAATAACCTGCATACAAATATATATGCATGGGGAGGAAATACAACTTATCCAATTAATTTTGACTTAGGAACAGATCTTGTTTCTGCTGCTGGAGATGATATAAGTGGAATAAACTCTGCCGGAACAACAGATACTTATTGGGAACAGACTTATAAATGGTTGCGCCCGGTAAATATCTTGATCCAGAAAGGTGAAGAATATAGTAATAAGGAAGAAATCGCAGGTCCTGTTGGTCAGGCATATTTCTTCCGCGCATGGCATCATTTCTTCTTACTGAAACGTTTTGGAGGAGTTCCTATTGCTAATAAAGTAACTGATACAAATGATGATATAGTTTGGGGGCCTCGTGCTTCCCGCTATGAAGTTGTTGCTCAGATATTATCAGATCTTGATGTTGCAATTGAAAAGTTGAAGAATACAACTGTTGCTTCTACCAACAATGACGGACATGTTACTCTTGAAGCTGCAAAAGCATTTAAAGCCAGAGTTTGTTTGTATGAAGGAACTTTTGAAAAATATGTAGGGACTAAGACTGATGGCGATGGAACAACATCTGGAGCCGGTAGTGCTAAACCTGCTAGTTATCCCTCAATTACCGATATGCTGACTATGGCTAAAAGTCTTTCTAAAGAAATCATTGACTCAAAAACTTTTGAACTTTGGAAAGGAGTAGAAGATGTAAGCGGTATTGCAACAGTCAAGAATCCTCAAATGTATGCTCATACCAGTTATTACTATCTTTTTAATCTGGAAGGAACTGATTCTAATCCAGCAGGTTTAAGCAAATCTTCTAACAAAGAAGCTATATTCCGGAGTGTATATGATAAGGTAAATCGCAAGAGTGGTACAAACCTTACACATAGTTGGCCAGCAGGTATGACTCGTAAGTTATCTGATATGTATCTTTGCAGTGATGGTCTTCCAGTGCATTTGTCTCCTTTATTTAAAGGATATACAGATATGAATGCTGAACTTCAGAATCGCGACTATAGATTGACAGCATGCGTTACTCCTGCAATGGATTATGCGTGGGGATATGGAATGTACAAGACAGGTGCTCGTTACGATGTAGATATTTATAGTCTGGCACAAGCTACTTATCAGAGTGTTCCAAATTTGCGTAATGCAGGTTCGGGTATGGGAGGCCGTAAGTTCCGTAGTGAGTTGGCATCCATAGGTGCTGATGGTGATGAAGCAATGGATTGTATGCACATTCGTTTTCCTGAAATTCTTTTGATCTATGCTGAAGCAACTTGCGAATTGGGCAATGGAACAATTTCTGACGCTGATCTTGATTATTCAATAAACAAAGTACGTGCCCGTGGTGGTGTTGCTCCTTTGAATGCTGCGTTAATAGCTAAAGCTGCATCATTAGGTGGACAGTTAACTTTCCTTGGTGAAATTCGCCGTGAACGTGCTTTAGAACTATATGGTGAAGGACAACGTTTAGCTGATCTTTGCCGTTGGGGAATAGCAGAACAAGAACTGGCAGGTCAGCCTCGTTGTGGTGCTTATGTAGAATATAAAGGAACAGATTCTTATTTGAAGACTTTGATAAATCCTACAGATAAAAAACCTGTTTATGTAGCATCTTCTTATGCTGGATTAATCAATGACCATAAGATAACTTATAGCTATGCAGGCTTAACACCAACAGAACCAGGAGCAATTATAGTTGAGTTGGCTGCAAACCGCAAGTTCTCTTTAAAGAACTATTTGCAACCTATTCCGACAGATCAGATTAAATTGAATCCTAATTTGAAGCAGAATCCTAGTTGGTAA
- a CDS encoding glycoside hydrolase family 97 catalytic domain-containing protein has product MKTCDLKRFFFALLFSLMPFIAFAQAIIKQTEQKLKSPDGAYEFTFYQKQITPGTKQMYYTLSFKGKEVMKESELGVLIENQLFESALGVPNDTCRLWCENLALIGADCSSVDTNWKPVYGEKSIIRDNYNQLTLKFEKYGNGNSAIPTDGYDKRRAYRMDIIVRAYNEGVALRYFFPETNNGLFLHITGEQTQFSFPENTQAYYERWAQGPYSLLPLKDWKDECERPLTLKLENGLTVALAEAQMVDYSRMKFRLNAIKSNTLQASLYDKVDIISPYSTPWRVIMAAERPGDLIEHNNIILNLNPENKLENTSWIKPGKVIRVGKLTQADAKLCVDFAAERGLQYIHLDAGWYGPEIKMSSDAAKVSETKDLNIPELTAYAASKGIGVFVYVNQRALFQQLDRILPLYKKWGLKGIKFGFVQVGSNRWTTWMHEAVKKCAEYGLMVDIHDEYRPTGFSRTYPNLMSQEGIRGNEEMPDATHNTTLPFTRFLAGAGDYTVCYYNSRVKNTNAHQLALSVVYYSPLQFLYWYAQPSSYTGEPEIEFFDKVKTVWDDTKVIDGEIGEYITTARRSGDEWFAGTITNTEARKVTVPLNFLDKGKKYVASIYTDDDAVKTKTHVRVSKYIVNGDNVLNLSVKASGGVAMHFVPATAKEIKSLPKLKNNNQL; this is encoded by the coding sequence ATGAAAACGTGTGATTTAAAGAGATTCTTTTTTGCTTTGCTATTTAGCTTAATGCCATTTATTGCATTTGCACAAGCAATTATTAAGCAGACTGAACAAAAGCTAAAATCTCCTGATGGTGCTTATGAATTTACCTTTTATCAGAAGCAAATTACTCCTGGAACAAAGCAAATGTACTATACTCTTTCTTTTAAAGGAAAAGAAGTAATGAAAGAATCAGAGCTTGGTGTTCTGATTGAAAACCAATTGTTTGAATCAGCATTGGGTGTGCCCAATGATACTTGCCGTTTGTGGTGCGAAAATCTTGCTTTGATTGGAGCTGATTGCTCGTCAGTAGATACAAACTGGAAACCTGTTTATGGTGAGAAAAGCATAATCAGGGACAATTATAATCAGCTAACTCTTAAGTTCGAAAAATATGGAAACGGAAATTCAGCCATTCCAACCGATGGATATGATAAACGTCGTGCTTACCGCATGGATATCATTGTTCGTGCTTATAATGAAGGCGTAGCTTTGCGCTATTTCTTCCCTGAAACAAATAACGGGCTTTTCTTACATATCACCGGCGAGCAGACTCAGTTCTCTTTTCCAGAGAATACGCAGGCGTATTATGAGCGATGGGCGCAAGGACCTTATTCACTTCTTCCTTTAAAGGATTGGAAAGATGAGTGTGAACGTCCGCTTACTCTGAAACTGGAAAATGGACTAACAGTGGCTCTTGCCGAAGCACAAATGGTTGACTACTCTCGTATGAAGTTTCGCTTGAATGCAATAAAAAGCAATACTTTGCAAGCTTCACTTTATGATAAAGTTGATATAATTTCTCCTTATTCAACTCCCTGGAGAGTGATTATGGCAGCTGAACGGCCGGGAGACTTAATTGAGCATAACAATATTATATTGAACCTGAATCCGGAAAATAAACTGGAAAATACATCATGGATAAAGCCTGGAAAAGTAATACGTGTTGGCAAACTTACTCAGGCTGATGCAAAGTTGTGCGTAGATTTTGCTGCAGAAAGAGGATTGCAATATATTCATCTTGATGCAGGATGGTATGGTCCAGAAATAAAAATGAGTTCGGATGCAGCAAAAGTTTCTGAAACCAAAGATTTGAATATACCGGAACTTACTGCCTATGCTGCTTCAAAAGGTATTGGTGTGTTTGTTTACGTAAATCAACGAGCATTGTTTCAGCAACTTGACAGAATTCTTCCACTTTATAAGAAATGGGGATTGAAAGGTATTAAGTTTGGGTTTGTTCAGGTTGGCTCAAACCGCTGGACTACCTGGATGCACGAAGCCGTGAAGAAGTGTGCAGAATACGGATTGATGGTGGACATTCACGACGAGTATCGCCCAACAGGTTTCAGTCGCACTTATCCGAATCTGATGAGTCAAGAGGGAATTCGTGGCAATGAAGAAATGCCGGATGCAACACATAATACAACTCTTCCTTTTACACGTTTCCTTGCCGGAGCTGGTGATTATACTGTTTGCTATTACAATTCACGTGTAAAAAACACAAATGCACATCAGTTGGCTTTGTCTGTTGTTTATTATAGCCCTCTTCAGTTTCTTTACTGGTATGCCCAACCATCATCCTATACTGGTGAACCAGAGATTGAGTTTTTCGACAAGGTGAAGACTGTTTGGGATGACACAAAAGTAATTGATGGAGAGATTGGTGAATATATAACTACAGCTCGTCGTAGTGGAGATGAATGGTTTGCAGGAACCATTACCAATACAGAAGCTCGTAAGGTTACTGTTCCACTTAATTTTCTGGATAAAGGAAAAAAATATGTAGCAAGCATTTACACTGATGATGATGCGGTTAAAACCAAAACACATGTACGTGTTTCTAAATATATTGTGAATGGAGATAATGTACTTAATCTTTCAGTAAAAGCCAGTGGAGGAGTAGCCATGCATTTTGTTCCTGCTACAGCAAAAGAAATTAAGAGTTTGCCCAAATTGAAGAATAATAATCAATTGTAG